Below is a genomic region from Ciona intestinalis chromosome 14, KH, whole genome shotgun sequence.
ATCATATGAATATAAACAATCAAGGATTCCGTTTTATGTGAGTGAgatcctacagcgaggcacgccatgggtcctagatTTTATGCCAGGACAACTCTCAAGGAATTTATTTGCTTACCGACATTTTGAGTTGTACAGAACGTCTTAATTAGACTAAATGACATTAGGCCTTCATATCACTGTGATTCTCTATCCAGGCATAAGTAAACATAGGTGTTTAAGTTATAATGAACCAAATATATGATCTGAAATTTATTGCTGGATAAAAGTGTGAAATATGGCTGCTATACTCGGCAGataaaaatgcgtttttaaTAAGAGACGTGTGGAgttacaaaaatttaatgtttaatttcagTTGGAACGCGAAAACCAAGCCAAGTCCCCTTCTGATGAAAATGAGGATGGGGAAAACCCCTTTGCTGAGAAAGAAAGTCTAGCAGCGCAGTAAGTTAACatataaagtgtttaaatGGTGCAGTTAGTTGTGTGTGGCTTCTTACACTGTAtgattaatgtaacttatttatcctcttatggcggggcaacggcagtcattataacacaggtgttttgtttcatacacctcgtgccagtttataagttaccacgtacgtaacttatttatcctcttatggcagggcaatggcagtcattataacccaggtgtattgtttcatacacctcgtgccagtttataagttaccacgtacataacttatttatcctcttatGGCGgtgcaacaacagtcattataacacaggtgttttgtttcatacacctcgtgcccgcttacaagttaccacatatgtaacttgttaatGGACCAGGTATTTAATAGAGTTGTCCTATTATAATGTTAACAGTATAATTCAATAATATTCCCCCTCAGATTCTGTAGAGAGATGGACAACGTGGCGAAGGCTTCGTGTGGTTTCCTACTGGACGAAGTCTTCATTGATTTAAAGGTTTCTATTTATATCACAAACTCGCTACGTAACTCTAAAATGTTTctcagaataaaaaaaaactgtgtttacGTTAGGCAGATGTTTTTATATCATTAATTTGCTCTTATTTTTGAAACCACTGTGTCTTGAAATTGATATATAGtggggcgggggaagatgggacactttttccttctattttctgtcccatttggtagtaaacaatgaacattcaaaaaattataaaactgtaacctcacgacttccacagaccgttgttaataatttaaaatacgatcagaatatttggataatatgtgctaaaggtgtcccatctttccccctactatattttttttttctgttaaatatatataaaaaactagTTTTCAAATCAACCATTCACAGCCTcacttatttaaaatcaaccaATCACAGCCTCACACCTtttaaaccaaccaatcacagCCTCACTTCTtttaaaccaaccaatcacagCCTCACATAGACTCATTGTTCCAACGCGGTTGGTTGAACGACCGAACAGCCATCGACACGATTTGCGTCACAATCGAGGATTACTACACAGACTACGTTCACTTGAAACGACGTTTCTTTGATTGGATAATGATGGAAGCGGAACGGAGGATCGTTGTCGAATATTTGAGGGGAGCGCTTGGGAGGTAAGCTGTGTGGTGGTTATATACCTTTATATGTGTAggtgatataatatatatgaataGGGTCCTATAGAAAGGCACGCCAGGACCATAATATTTAGACCAGATTATGTATAGGTGCCAAACCTGGAGTGGCAATGGGTCAGAATCTTGTCCTATCAAGCACTCGTATTGTTGAATCATTTCACCATAACAAAATACCCTACACTATGTGCTTCTAAATACACAGCATATAAAAGTCGAGAAAATAATATTCTTCatgttaaataagttaaaagaTAAAAGGTCATAGGTTCATTGAATCTGCTTCTAATATCACACCTATTCAGACGCATGAAGCTGAACAATGCATCTGATCGCATGAAAGCAGGTGAGAAGTTACTTCAGGAACAACAAATGCTTTCATCCTTGTTTAGAAAGCTGGCTGCTTCAGATGCGAATGTAAGGTTGTGGTTTTACCTTGTGTAGTGGTGCATATACTATTAATCCTGCaatgttaataaatgtaactttaaatacaatgttaatgccatttgtttatccttgtgtaGCAGGGAAATGGCCGTTATCATATTCCTaaacttttaatttgtgttaaaattgtttaaggtTCATAAATGTATGACAAGAGATATGACTGTcatttgtttatccttgcgtggcagggtaataacagttattataacatgaaATATACATTTCTTATATTACTGTACTACGATACTAGTTGtactttatatttgtgttttatattttacagcaCTTTACccagttttgtatatatttactatTATGTTCCCAAACAGGCCATATCACCATGTGAAGCCCTCATACCAATAGCTGAGGTGATCAGGTTACAAGATAAGACAATGATGCCGCTTGAACTGtctgtaagtttgtttttattaagtttgtttttatataaccTAACGAACATccctttaatattttaatataaatggaCTTTCCTCCTTTATTTTGGTATTTATTCGATATATTgctaaattgttttaaatagaactttaatatttctggtagttttacaaaatttcaaCAACATAATAACCTCTGCATAATAAGtcgtatatatttatatttcattatgacatcacacagggCTTAGTGAACAAATACAATGATGCAACAGTTGACCAAATGCAAGCGTTGTTGGCAATGAGAGGAGACTTTTCAGCAACTGAAGCAAGAGAAGTAaacgaatgttttgttttcgtttaaacctatttttgtttaaacctatttttgttttataagttcAACCCAAAGTGATTCCAAAAGTTCCAAAGTGTTTTGTTCATAGATTACTCCATCTTTTTCCCAAATAAGCATTTTTGATCCAATGTTGGTATAGTATGTACACTTATGACTTGTCCATTATacacgggcacgaggtgtatgaaacagaacacccatgttataacgactgtctttgccgccatgcgaggataaataagctacatacatCCATTCCCAGTGTTGCGATGCCTGTTTTACCCAATGCATGATAAACATGGAAACATTTATGTTTGGAATCACtgttttcttcattttcatCTCATTTATGTTGCTTGCCTTATTTCATTGCCACGCCCCATATTTCGACCAATCAGCTAACAGACGAGCTGAAATCGGAGAGGCGTGACTCTTATTGTGAGGAAGAGATTGAAATGAGGTTGTTTGCCGACGTAGAGTTCGCGCCGCCCACaggattttttaaatagagtaagtaatgttttatctgggtaatggaccaactctggcctaaatcccatagCACACCTCACTGTAGGTTCttcccatatagaatagaatgtgcatatacaatgttggggtaatagaccaactctggtctaaatcccatcGCAcacctcactgtaggacctcacccatatagaatagaatgtgcatatacaatgttggggtaatgggccaactctggtttaaatcccaggttccatgacgtgcctcgctgtaggaccttacccatatagaatagaatgtgcatatacaatgttggggtaatgggccaactctggtttaaaatcccaggtcccatgacatgcttcactgtaggacctcacccatatagaatagaatgtgcatatacaatgttggggtaatgggccaactctggtttaaatcccaggttccatggcgcctcactgtagaacctcacccatatagaatagaatgtgcatatacaatgttggggtaatgggccaactctggtttaaatcccaggttccatgacgtgcctcactgtatgacctcacccatatagaatagaatgtgcatatacaatgttggggtaatgggccaactctggtttaaatcccaggttccatggcgtgcctcactgtagacctcacccatatagaatagaatgtgcatatacaatgttggggtaatgggccaactctggtttaaatcccaggttccatggcgtgcctcactgtagaacctcacccatatagaatagaatgtgcatatacaatgttggggtaatggggcaaaCCTGGTCTTAAAGTCCCTCATCctatggcgtgcctcactgtagaacctcaccaatatagaatagaatgtgcatatacaagaACCCAatcaatatagaatagaagtaACGTTTCcgcataatgtaaaaaatatggtaacttgtcatcataggcgccaaacctggggtggcagggtgggcaggttGACCCTGGATTTGATTCAACAACCAGTTACCCAATTTACATTTCATAGAATTGTGTTTAACTATTCTCAAACAAATTCATTTTACACAGAATGCTTCGTTCTTGTCCGCATGTTGTTTTGGTttgcatgttttcattatcattaagtttaagttgtttgtttacttttatataaagtgaCTGCTTATAGTAACCATAGATAATGTACGTAGGCCATTTAGTTCTATAACCCCATAAAAAAAGAGATAGATTTATACAAGCCATGGGTAGATAACTAATGCCAAcagtaattttgtttgtttttttcgctttaaaatgataaatttaagTCCGGCTACAGTTATGCAATGCTGTCAAAATATTTcccgtttactaccaaatgagatgataaaaaaaagaacgaaaacatgtcccatcttaccttaacctactatatgacgCTTAATattcattgtgatgtcattaattTGCATTGTTGCGTAATAATAGATGGCGATAGAAGCTGCTGAAGCAATTGAAGTAAAAAATCCGCGCAAAGAAAGTATTTATTCACTCGCAGCCACACCAACAGGATCACTGTCCGCCCCACAACCAACAGCAAATATAATCAACCAATCTATATTTAGCAGGTTCAACTTGTAATGCAGCTGCAAATTGGGACCATGATTGGACCACTAACTATGGTTAAAATTACATTGGTttaatgtagtttttaaaagccCAAGAATCTTATATTATGCTCAGTTGTGATGTGTGTTCCCAAATCAGATCCTAATGTTCTTCTCACTAGATTTCTacatatagttgggtggggggagatgggacgcctttagcacataatatctatccaagtatcctgatcgtggtatttctttgttttttcaaatgggacaagaaaatagaacgaaaatatGTCCCGTATTTCCCCATACTACTATATGTATGTTATCTTTGATTGGCACATGTAGTGTTGTGCAATATatgattataaatatatatcaactGTAAACCATGATGTATCTATATAGTTAGTGTGAGTTTACATTGTCGTCCGTATTGGTTACCCACTAGCACCAAAAAGCAAAGTTGGAATTATTTATTGATTGGATCGCCTATTACGGTGATTCACAAAGCTTTTTGACTGTTgttgtaaaaagttaaatcattttattgtttgtttccCTAAAGTTGGTAAAATGTAGCTTTGGAATTGCGCCAcagcagagtccgtatatacagtagggcgggggaagatacgacacctttagcacatgatatccagatatcctgatcgtgttttaaacaattaacaacagtctaaacaattaacaatcaattaacaacaattaacaggatgttttttgtttgctaaatgggacgagaaaatagagttaaaaagtgttccatcttcccccatcctactgtatgtttatatacgatCTCTGGGCCACAGATgctaataaatgttattttgggGCAAAATCAATCAATCCGAATTTCCTATGCCGGTATAACGTCCATGGTAAGTCCCGGTTCGGAACTACCGGTGCTTGGCCAAGAAAGAGGCCTCATTAACTTCCCAACGATTTAAACTACATATGGTAAGAATGAATGGACTTCTAATCCTCGCAGGGCGGCGcgacgacagtggttataacacggttgttgtgtttcatagcgtacacctcatgcccgcttacagtttaccacatatatgtaactttgtgagtgattatttttccgTATTTGTGGCCCACGGGGTCAGTCCGTTGGATCAAATAGGGTGTCTGCCCAAAGTATCATTGTCGAGCACGATATCAATCAGTTACCATATAAGCGCTTAGGCTTACAACGGCGCCCTACAATCTATATGTTGCAATGTATTATTCCTATTTTTTTGTGTcgcatttttcattttttccttGTTTTTCTGTAACTTTTCGCGTTATCAGCTAACTTGGCGTTCTTTCTAATATTCGCCAGGCATTCTTCGATCAATATTTCTTTCAACCATTCTCCCGCTTCTGTTCCATCAACTTGCATTTGTACTGGTAAGTCCTTTAAAGCTGTTGAGTTTTTCGCTATAGCTGCTTcgtatacatttttaatcacCTCCAAACGATCTGTAGTCGTTACAACCCATTCCGATGGTAATGGTAAACTTAAATATCGAACTAACTCGGGTGAAAGTCGAATTCCGACCACATTTCTTACTTTTTCTTCGTTAAATTCATGAGTTTCTGGTAAACACGACTTGAATAACGACTGCGGTTTTCTGCTTGCGTCTATTCTTCTAATGACTTCATTAAAACGAACGTTACCGCTTCGTTTCGTCCTGCCTATTTTACATAACCTGAACTTGCCTGTTGCTTTCTGTAAAACAATTCCGTAAATAAACCTTTGTGTACTGTTGCTATGACACCAATGCCGACATAAACATGGCCGTCCAATCAGAGGCCAGGCAAAAAACTTGAACTTTAAAACACAGCAATTCTTAAAAGCATGcatcttttaaaattgtaataatttattaatacttttGCTAACTAGTTGCGATACAGTCGTCACAATGCATATTAATCGATCAAAAAACACGGTTTAAATTATTGCACAAAACTCTTTTAGGTTTACTTTAAAGGTTTACATTGGTTAGTTGCTACAGTGggatggggaagacgggacagctttagcacataacatccaaatatcctgatcgtgttttgaaaaattaacagcggtctattgAAGTTGTAGtgacagttttataattctttgaatgtactttgtttaccaccaaaaggggcaagaaaatagaataaaaaggtgtctcatctttccccaccccactatataacaaaatttcattgtacaatatgtaaataaaacatcgcttggaatttaaattaaaggtatttgttataatgattaaagcaaacaaataaatcaaaaaatccTCCGTCTTTAGGCAATGTATTCTTTGCGAGCAATGATGCACGTTTGCATACATTCTCTGCGATATAATGCCAATAAGTGTGCAATTTTGTTCGTACTTTTTCTAACacatagtactgcggggtcaGAGACAACTTCCGCACattatatcccatattttgtttactaactaATGAGGCGATAAAGGAGAAagcatggaccatcttaccccaacccactatagtagggtggggggagataggacacctttagcacataaaaaaaaaatatatattgtgttttaaacaattaacaatggtctactctatgggagtcgcgaggataaggttttataattcattgaatgtcctttttttttactaccaaatggacgaGAAACTAaaaggaaaaggtgtcccatttcccctcACCCTACAAAAATAGACCTGGTATTCTGATTCTATAATCTAAATTCTTTGCCTCGCTACTTTTACCCCACCACACACGGCCCCTTTATTTCTGTGTTAACGAAAGCGGTCTCCCATAAAACAGCGGAGCCCCCCGTAATTATACCACGCTTGTTATTTAACTGTGTATACCCCGGGCGTTTTAGCAATATGCTCCTAACGTTGTCCGTCGTATTATATAGTCGCCAGCCGTGGTCGTTTAGTTCGTTCATTTGCGTGTAAATTCGGTGACATCGGTTTAGTTTTGCTTCGTTTTTTAAAGGTCCCATCAAATGAATTTCTTGCGCAAATTGCCGAACGCATTGATGGAGTCCACTGTCAAGCAATTCTTGCATTAACTGTTAAAAAGTGTTGAGTTTATAAAGTAGCTTCCAAATGTCTGCCTTTAACGGTGTTATGATAACATGTCGTTattacaggtgttctgtttcttacaccatATGCCATCAGCTGACAAGTTACCATACCACGTATGTacctttgtgagtgattgctttatatatggctgacaatttggtcaacccataagtgaccactgggttggagcaatattAAGCGACTTGCCCAAGAACAGCCAAaccatattaaatatattgacaTCCAATATATTTTCAGTCAATAACCTTCACACAAAGCAAGCCATTCTCACCGTATCTTCAAATCCTCCTTGTGGAGCGTCTGTATCAACTTTCAAATAATCAAGATACCTCCCGTTATGTCCAAGCTCTTTCAGGAGCGTTTCTATGGTAATCAATACGtcaccagtgtttccaggtataaaactacaaacagtgttgccagatacTTACTCAAAGTTCTCATTTTCCAACCTTTGCTGTCAGCTTCAAGATCTTGGTCTGAAATCCCGATTTTGTGGAAGGTGACGCCACTCTCGCGAACCATGCCGTCTTGATATGTCATTGctggttttaaaacaggttaatTGGAACCTAACTGTTAATTGTGTATCGGCTCAGCTTTTTAACAAAGAACttatatatgggtgaaatCCTACAGAAAGGAAATCCATGGGGCCTGGAACTTGAACCAGAGTTGCCCAATTACCCCAAAGGCCAAGGGTTTAGGCAATAGTCCATATCTAGTCTTAATCCCATGGAGCACTAGTGACGTGCCCACAAAAGGAACTAactcatatagaatgtgcatatacaaggtttgggtaatgaaccaactttgGCTTAAGTCTCAGGTTCAATGATGCCTCACTGCAGGACATCATCCTCACCCATATTGAATGgaatatgcatatacaatgttggggtaatgaaccaactctggtctataAACCCATATATAGCAGCAGAATAGGAACATAGTAAGATAGTAATGTATATAACACAGATTGACTCACATGGATCAAATGAATGAACTTCACAGCCAAGTTTGGCCATCTCATCATCGAATGAGAAATCATATCCCACACCAAAGGAATACATGAGGCATTTGTAATCGGGATTGTTGGCTTTCTCCCAGAACTGAGGTTCAATGCAAAGATCGTAAGCTCCGTCCATAAAAATTTCTGGTTTCCCACCCAGGTATTTACTCTTTGTGCATTTGTActggaataaaatatttaaatataaacaatgtgATCTCATGTAATAGAGcagtatataaacaaaacagacTATACTGAAATATACATGCGTTTGTTTTTTCCTGTTCTGACTATTAATGTTATACGTTTTAGCGAACAAAAAAACGATCACCTACAatgttatatacgtggtaacttgtaagcgggcacgaggtgtatatgaaacagaacagatcacgtgttgtaacgactgtcgttgccccgtcacgcgaggataaacgaACAACATTCAAGTAAACCGAATGATAAAAACGAAAGTTATTTCCGTTTCCTTGGCTTATCTTGAACTAATATTTTACCAATTACCGTAAAACATGCGCGGTTTGAGACAAATTTAACGAGCAACGATTGGTTTGTTGTTCTAAcccacacaaagttacacatgtggtaactcggcacaaggtgtgtgaaaccaaaatactcgtgttataacgactgtcgttgcccttccatatgcgaggataaataagtttcattcattcaacccaATCAACTTCACCAACAACATCCTTACTATGTTCTAAGGATAAACCTGTCTCGTGTTCTGTGGCTTGTTCACACACAAGCTTAAATACGCACGCGGTAACCTGGTTTAACGGTTTTGGCAAGATGGCCAATTGTGGCTTAATTTTCATGCCTTTATGatgtgtatatataatgttggcgTAATGGGCAAAGTCTATATAGCCTAATGTTTGTTCAATCACAAATAATGTAAACATAAACTGCGTAATACACGTTCATATTCACCAACCTGCATCTTGTAAGCGTAGTTCCATATTTCCACCATCGAAAGGAGACAACTTTATATTTCCTGAAAGTAtaaacagtgagcatgaggtgtatgaatacaccatgtgtgcctggtgtataagaagacacccatgttataactcgacagtgagcatgaggtgtgtgaatacaccatgtgtgtctggtgtataagaagacacccatgttataacttgacagtaagcatgaggtgtgtgaatacaccatgtgtgtctggtgtataagaagacacccatgttataactagacagtgagcataaggccATAGTACCATGCAATCAAAATATGGTAATTATTCCAACCAAACAATTATACCCACCACCATATATATACCTTGGTTATTCTGTAAAGGTACATTGGGAATATTTTGAATATCTTGGTCAAGTTTCTTCGCAATGTGCGACAGATCTGAATCAAGTTAggttaatattaatttgtacgtaaacatatttttaagtgTCGGTAGCGAAAGCTTTATTATTGGtgttaaatatgaaacataTGAAGTCAATTTCGTTACATATTCGTTCATGTTATTCTCATTAGATTAGAAACCACCGCAATAATGCGCGACCCATTTTAAGCCACAATCTATCGACGAAAAACACTTAAAGTGATACACCATCCTATagttaaataacaataaagttTCTTAacgattttatttgaataagaggTTGGCCGTAGCTGATTTTTGTCGGTTACGTTTTTGTGGAACCAGATCCTTATTAAGTTTCCTAACCGTAACGTTTCTAAATTTCTACAAAACAACTTTCACCTTTGAGTACATCAGCTTCTTCGTTGACTTCATAGAAATATTGCTTCATTACAATAAATAACAAGACTATCACCACCAGTAATAACGGAGCTAACACATTACGTGAAGCCATGCTAGTATAACTAACctataaactataaataacaaagtttatatataattaacacGTGACCAAGAAACTGCATCCGaagacataaataaatataatatgttatgcGTTATGGTATCTATACCTGATGTGGAATATTCTTTTATAGGAATCCTCATCTTATGTTAACAATTAATACGATGTATATCTATGCGGAACTTTTCTGTATAAGGCTCTACATGAACTGGCGTTAACATTGTATGGCcaattacatatatatggaCTTAATTATTAATGGTTGTCATACTAGCATGACTTATACTAAAGAACTAACCGTAAGCGGTCTCACTATGTGCAGGTTACCGCATTAATATGAATGTACCATACAGGTTAATATTTAATGGACCCGGCTACAACACGTACACAACACGTGTCAATAAATCTTTACATTATCTCTGTCTGATGCCTGGTGGCAAATCATTGGGAAACGCAAGAAACATCTACGCCTGCTTGAATAATGCAACCAACCCGCTTTGTAATAACGAGGCTGtcacgtatagtagggtggggggagatgggaagtcttttcattatatttttacgtgtcatttgtagtaaacaaaaaacattgaaaaatttataaaaccgtatcctcgcgactcgtGTTggccgttgttgattgtttaaaacacgatcaggatattatgttctaagtgtgtcccgtcttaccccatagtattatgaatgggttgtccagattgtcagccatacagaaaaacaatcacctacaaagttacacacgtggtaactcctaagctgacacgaggtgtatgaacagaacatccatgtattttatttgccccgccacgcgtagataaatataacttggTCCATGGCCTCTCAAACGTTATAAAGCGAAAGATGAAATTTATGAAAGTTCTTTTCTCTCTTTTTAGACTTACATAATCAATCATACGGTTGGAACCACACATTCTGTATAACGACCGCCGTTACCCTGCCACGCCAAATTCCTGACTTTGTATAATTACGGAAAACGCCTGATGCATATTTCCGGTGTTTCGTATTTCAATGAGTGATTGGCATTGTGGCGCTGATTATTTTGCATACACCTTACTATACTtacgtatataacttttgtttcatTGAGGCAGACAATTAGAATAACCAATTGGTAGCAATTGTGTGAGAGCGTTTTGCGTCGCTGCCAAACCAGTAACCTTATATTACGGCACCGCTAACCACTGTCATGGCGCGTTTAAACGTTGATTCAAACATGAGTAAATGGGAAAAGCTATAAAGTAGCTTATGTGCTAAACATACCCTGATGTGGAGAAAGAATCGGTTCTTTACTTTATACGAGTGACGTGTGTGGTGACGTAGCGTACCTCACTGGGTGTGTTTGTAGATAGTTAAAAGAAGAAGTTTTCCTCACCCACGCTTGACTGAATTCCTTCCCTTTCCCCATTGTATCTGTGCGACGTCGTAGAGAAATCGCCACGTTGTATTGGTAGTTAAGTTGGAAAACTTGCTTCAATATATAGGTGTTTGGAGGTAGTGTGTACGCGTTTAAAATAGGCACATTTATAAAGCTGGCTTGGTATATTTGTAAGGCGTAAGAACTGGAGATAGTTTaggttatttaatatattcaaGTGTTAGTACCCGTGTTTCAAGCTTAATATAAGTGTACACGGGCGCATGTAAAAAGCCAGCTATTTGCATTGGTAAGGCGTAAGGACTTGAAGTAGGGTATTTACTATATTCAAGTGTTAGTTATACTTTCCAGGGTTTAATTGGGCTGTAAATCTACAAAGATTATAAACAGATCTGATACTGAACAAACATGGTAAGTGGTAGAGGAAAAGCAGGCATTGGAATCATTGTTCTTGCTGTTGCGCTCTGCTTGCTAactatgtataaatatatgaatacaATGGACGCACAGATGGACAGACTACGAGGTAAAAATCCTATATTTTAGCGTTGTAAACTtcgttaaataattaatagcTTTCGCCGAAGAGAAGTGCCAGCGTCGATATTGTAGCGTATTGAATATACGCTAATTAAATGGTATTTTACTAATACTAATACCATTATTGTtgtctatatgggtgaggtcctacagcgaggcacgcaatgggacctgggatttaggccagaattggtccattaccccaacattatatatgtacattctattcccgttggttgaggtcctacagcaagatAGGGACTTGGGATTTCGGCCACAATTAGATTAATAGCCCAATATGCGACCATTTTACGTAGAGTTTCGGcgtgttttttaaaacgtgatttttaaaaccttatgTACAGCAAATAGAATCTAAGTATgttataaacaacattattttgcTTATGGTACACAATCTTGTGAAATTGCGTTGCTAGCAAGGTAAAGGATTGGAAATCCCTAGTTTAGTGTTGTTTAACGTTGCCAAACAAATCGTAAATCGTAACAATGgcgttcgtgacgtcactgttgttaatatttaaatcgtTAAGTATTCTACTTCTATTGTTAATTATTcg
It encodes:
- the LOC100178118 gene encoding methyltransferase-like protein 24, translating into MVEIWNYAYKMQYKCTKSKYLGGKPEIFMDGAYDLCIEPQFWEKANNPDYKCLMYSFGVGYDFSFDDEMAKLGCEVHSFDPSMTYQDGMVRESGVTFHKIGISDQDLEADSKGWKMRTLKTLLKELGHNGRYLDYLKVDTDAPQGGFEDTLMQELLDSGLHQCVRQFAQEIHLMGPLKNEAKLNRCHRIYTQMNELNDHGWRLYNTTDNVRSILLKRPGYTQLNNKRGIITGGSAVLWETAFVNTEIKGPCVVG